From the Geobacter sp. genome, the window ACCGCTGCCTCTCCGGCATTGTCAATGGGGAGGATGATGCCGGCAAGCCCTGCCTCGCGCGCGGCCACCGCCACGGAGAGCGACCCGCGCACCGGCTTCACCCGGCCGTCCAGGGAGAGTTCTCCCAAAAGGAGATACTCCTTGAGCCGGTCGGGTTTCACGGTGCCGGTGGCAGCCAGGATTCCGACGGAGATCGGCAGGTCAAAGGCGGTCCCTTCCTTGCGGAGGTCTGCCGGAGCCAGGTTGACGGTGATCCGCCGGCTCGGGTATTCATAGCCGGCATTCTTCAGCGCCGATTTGACCCGGTCCTTGCTCTCCTTGACCGCCCCGTCCGGCAGTCCGACGGTGGCAAACTGGGGGAGCCCCTGGGCGATATCCACCTCCACGTCCACCAGGATGGCATCGATCCCCAGGACCGCGCTGCTCAGGACTTTTGCAAGCATGGCCAAGTCCCCCGGTGCTGTCGGTCTGCTGTAAGTGGCGTTTTCAACCTCACCCCTTCTTGTGGGGGTAGGAATCGACGATCTCCTTGAGCTGTTGCGTGGCAGAAAGGAGCGATGCGATGGTGCTGTCCAGCTGCTGGAGGTCGTCGGAGCTGAGCTGCGTGGCGATGGTGCGCACTTCGGCAATTTTGAGATCCAGCGTTTCGTTGACCCAGTGGGTTTCCAGATGCGTCATGTTTGCCTCCTTGCGTGATGTTTGTGCCGATGATCAGCGTTTGAGTGTGTCCAGGTAGCGATCGGCATCCAGTGCGGCCATGCAGCCGGTGCCGGCCGAGGTGATCGCCTGTTTGTAGATCTCGTCCTGGACGTCTCCCGCGGCAAAGACTCCGGGGACGCTCGTTGCCGTGACATTCCCCTCGTTGCCGCACAGGGTGCGGATGTAGCCGTTTTCCATCTCAAGCTGCCCTTCAAAGAGCTGGGTGTTGGGTGAATGCCCGATGGCGATGAAGCAGCCATGCACCGGGATATCCTTGGTCGAGCCGCTGGTATGGCGGATCCGGATGCCGGTGACCCCACTCTCGTCTCCCAGAACCTCGTCCAGGACGTGATGCCACTCGATGGTGACATTGCCCCCTTTGGTCTTCTCGATGAGGCGGTCGGCAAGGATCTTTTCCGCGCGGAACTTGTCGCGGCGATGGATGACCGTGACGTGGCTGGCAATGTTGGCGAGGTAGAGCGCCTCCTCCACAGCAGTGTTGCCGCCGCCGATCACGGCGACCGGTTTTCCCCGGTAAAAGAAGCCGTCGCAGGTGGCGCAGGCCGAGACCCCTTTCCCCTTGAACCGGTCCTCGGACGGAAGCCCCAGGTATCTGGCCGAGGCGCCTGTGGCGATAATCAGGGCGTCGCAGGTATATTCGCCGGCATCGCCCGTAAGGACGAAGGGGCGCTGTGAAAGGTCGGCCTTGTTGATCTGGTCGAGGAGAAAGGTGGTGTTGAACCGTTCGGCATGCAGGCGCATCCGCTCCATCAATTCCGGGCCCAGCACGCCATTGGGATCGCCGGGCCAGTTGTCGACCTCGGTGGTGGTCATCAGCTGTCCACCCTGCTGGAGACCTGTGAGTAGCGCCGGTTGCAGGTTGGCGCGGGCTGCATATATGGCTGCAGTGTATCCAGCAGGGCCTGAGCCGAGGATCAGGAGCCGGTGGTGTGACGACATGGCAAACCTCCTGAAAGGATTCTCATTCTGTTCAAACTACATACCAGTGAATCCGCGAAAATGCAAGCGGACGAGACGAGAGCGCCATTGACCGCCTGCCAGGGCTCTGATACACTTCTTCTATGACGACATTTACTCTTGAGGAGGCCTTATGAAGCGGTTTTCCCTGATCATGATCGCTGCAATCGCATTGATGACGGGCGTTGCCGAAGCTGCGGACATAGGTTTTATTTCACCAATTGCCCAAAGCACCTTTCGCAGCTTGAGCAAAGAGGCGGGCATGGGGTTGGCCTATCGCTATGCGGCTCCACCGGAATCGCTCGGGATAACCGGTTTCGATGCCGGGGTGGGGGTGAGCCTTATCGACGTCGGCAGCTCCTACTGGAGCAACGCATTCAAGGGGCATTCCGCTCCCGATTACATCACCCTGCCGACCCTGCGCCTGCGCAAGGGGCTTCCCTTCGGGATCGACGTGGGGGCCATGTATGCCGATGTCTCCAACACCAACATCAGGCTCTACGGTGCCGAGATCAGCAAGGAGCTGCTTGAAGAGGGGACGGTTTCACCGGCGCTTTCGCTTCGTGCCAGCTATACCAAGCTGGATGGGGTCGACGACCTGGACATCCAGACCGTCGGGATCGACGCTGCCATCGGCAAAAGTCTGCTCATCGTCACACCCTACCTGGGTGGAGGGATGGTCTGGATCGACAGCCGTGTGAGCGGCAACCTGAAGACACTCGCGCCGACGCTGGAGAATGAAAGGATCTGGCAGCCCCGTCTTTTTGCAGGCCTGGAAGTGAAGCCGCTGCCGATGGTCAGGCTTCTCGGCGAGGTGGAATACGCCCTGCGGCCTATTTACACCCTGAAAGTGGCCATAGGGTTCTAGGAGGCGCATTCACGCACGACCATGCATGCCGACAGCCATTTTGACAACAGTATTGCAGGGCGGTTCTCCTATGCCATCGCCCTGACCGCTCTGACCCTTCTGGCCGAGGTGATCGGCGGGATCTGGACCAACTCCCTGGCTCTGCTTTCCGATGCGGCCCATGTCTTCCTCGACCTGTTCGCCCTGATCCTCTCCCTGGGGGCCATCCGCCTGGCAGCCGTCCCCGCTTCGGACACCCGGACCTTCGGCTGGCACCGGACCGAGGTCTTTGCCTCGTTCATCAATGGGGTCACGGTCTTCCTGATGGCAGCGGGGATCTTCTATGAGGCGGTCCTCCGCTTCATGCACCCCGAGGAGGTGAAGAGCCTCCCCATGTTTGTCATCGCGCTCATCGGCCTGGTGATGAACCTGGTGGCTGCCGGTGCCCTGCACCAGCATTCCCATGACGATCTCAACGTGCGCAGCGCCTTCCTCCACGTCATCGGCGATGCCGCCGCATCGGTGGGGGTCATCATCGGCGGTCTGGTCATGTACTTTACCGACTGGTACCAGCTGGATGCCTGCATTTCGGCGGTGATCGGCTGTATCATCTTCTGGGGATCGTGGCGGGTGATCCGGGAGTCGGTCCATATCCTGCTGGAGGGTGTGCCGCGGGGGATGAGCACTACCGAGGTAAGCGAATCGATCCGCGGGATCGAAGGGGTGAACGACGTCCATCACCTGAATATCTGGACCATCTGCTCCCATATCCTGGCGCTTTCGGCCCATGTCGACGTCAAGCCGGAATTCAAGGGGGAGCAGGCCGGGGTCCTGCGTCACATCGAGGAACTCCTCTTCGACCGGTTCCATATCTCCCACACCACCCTGCAGGTGGAGTGTACCCGGTGCATCGAGGGCCCGATCATCAAGGATATCCGCCATCGTCCGCGTTCCAGTTCCCGTCAGCAGTACAGTCACACCCATGGGCACGGGCACCAGCATCATCCCGGTGGTTGCGACCACGAGCACTGAACAGATGCGCACGTGGCAGGCACACGCCTGCCATATGTCGATAACGGAGCAGTATGGATCTCACCAGTCTCATCCATGAAGCCGAAGATCGCCTGAAGAAGCGGGTACGGCGCACCGAGATGATCCCGTCGCACCATTTCAGCGAAAAACTGGGGGTGCCGATCTGGTTCAAATGCGAGAACCTGCAGAGGACCGGTGCCTTCAAGATCCGCGGTGCCCTGAATTTCATGACCTCTCAGCCTCGGGAAGCCCTTGTCCGCGGCGTCATCACGGCTTCGGCGGGCAATCACGCCCAGGGGGTCGCCTTTTCCGCCGATCTCCTCGGGGTGAAGGCCACCGTCTACATGCCCGAGAGCACGCCGCCGCAAAAGGTCTTTGCCACCCGCGACTACGGCGCCGAGGTCGTCCTCACCGGCCGGACCTTCGACGAGGCCTATGCCGCGGCAGTGGAGGCCGGCGCTGCCAGTGGCGCGCTCTTCGTCCATCCTTTCGACGACCCTCTGGTCATTGCGGGGCAGGGTACCATCGGCAAAGAGATCCTCGAGGATCTGGCCGATGTGTCAACGGTGCTGGTTCCCATCGGCGGCGGCGGGTTGATCAGCGGGATCGCCACCGCCATCAAGGAGACCCATCCCCATGTCCGGATTATCGGGGTCGAGTCGGCCGCTGCCCCTTCCATGCATTTTTCCCTGCAGAAAGGGCGGATCCTGGCGGCTCCGGTGCATGTCAGCCTGGCCGACGGCATAGCCGTGAAGCGGGTGGGGAAGCGTACCTTTCCCATTGTGCGGGATCTGGTGGACGAAGTGGTGCTGGTGGAGGAGGAAGAGATCGCCCTGGCCATCGTGGCACTGTTGGAGCGGACCAAGCTGTTGGTGGAAGGGGCCGGTGCGGTGCCGCTGGCAGCGCTGTTGGGGGGGAAGGTGGCGAATCTGTCCGGCAAGACGGTCTGCGTCCTGTCCGGCGGCAACATCGACGTCAAGACCATCTCGGTGGTGGTGGAGCGGGGGCTTTTGGCCGCCGGCCGCTACCTGAAGCTGAAGGTCGAGCTGGACGACCTGCCCGGTGCCCTGGCCCGGCTCACCGCGGAGATTGCCCTGGTGCGGGCCAATATCTCCATCATCACCCACGACCGCCGTTCCAAGTCGCTTCCCATCGGCAAGACCGAGGTGCTCCTGGAGCTGGAAACCAGGGGCTACGAGCATATCGCGGATGTCATCAATCACCTGAAGGGGGTTGGTTACGAAGTAAACGTCCTCAAGTAGTGCCCATCCGGAAACCAAGTTGCCTTTGCGTCCTATTCCACCTTGACCAACCGTGTCGTTACCGCTTCCTTTGTCACCCTGACCAGCACGAAATGATGGACCGGCTCGCCGGGGAACTTGTCCCGGCCGTGCAGAGAGGCGCCGGCACCGCCGGTGACCACCATGGGATACCCGCGGCTGTTATCCCGCGCGTACTGGTGCACATGGGAAAAGAATGCCGTGGTGGGACGATGGATGGAGAGCATGGCCAGGAGTTCGGGCATGCCGCTCGTGAAGGTGAACCAGTTCCAGGTGGTCGAGTAGGGGGGGATGTGCATGGCAATGAATCGATAGCGACGGGACGAGGCAACGGCGCTTTTCAGGAAGTCCCGTGCCGGTTCCGACAGATCGAATTCGCTGTTGTCCACCGCTGCAAGTACGAAATTCAGGTGCGGTAGATCGAGGCGGAACAGCTGCGGGCCGATCATCTCCCTGAAGAGCTGCGGGTCTCGCTCATGATTGCCGCGCACCACGAACACCGGGATATTCGCCGCCTCCTGGGCAAGGGCGGTGAGAAAACGGGTGAATTCGGTACGGGTGCCACCGTCGGTAACATCGCCGTTGTGCAGGATGAAGAGGGGCTTGAAGGCGCACGATTGCCGCAGCACCTTTCGCAGCATCCGGATGTTTTCCTGGGAATCGCCCATAACCACGAAGGAGAAGTCCGCCGGATCGGCTGTTTTTGCGGTATGGGCGAGGAGTTCCAGCGAACGCTCGTGGAGTGTGGAGGCATCTGCCGGCGCAGCGACGGCTGCCATGAGCATGCACCAGATCAGGGTGCAGGCAAGGAGTGGTCGGCATCTCAGCATTAAGGTCTGCATGGGTGGATCCTCTGTGCCGGTTCAAAACCCGAGACGGTGCAGGTACTCCCTGGTGAGCGGTGCTGTATCCTGGTCGGGAAGGGCCATGAAGCGGTGCAGTTCGTCAACCGTATCGAGATCGAAATCGCCGGGGAGCAGGGTGGACCGCAGCCCGGCGGCCGCTGCCCGCGCCAGGCTCTCTTCGAGAACTGTGGCGCTGCTCCAGGGGATTGCCCGGAACAGTTCCGGGTGCTGCTGTTTCATGGCCAGCAGGTAGTAGCCGCCGTCATCGCTGGGGCCAAAGACCAGATCTGTCTCTCCCTTGGCCAGCAGACTGAATGCTGCGACGACCCGCGCGGTTGCCAGGTGCGGGGTGTCGGTACCGATTACGGCAATGGATGAAAAACCATTGCCGAATGCCTCGCCAAAGGCGCTCTGCAAACGTTCTCCCAGCCCTTCACCCTGTTGCCGCACCAGGCGCACCTCCGGGGCCAGCTCCCGGAAATGCTTCTCCTGTGCGCCTCCGTCATAGCAGAGGATCCGCGTAATGCCTGCCAGCGATCTGGTGGCGGCCAGAGTGTCCAGGAGCATGCATCGATAGAGGTTTGCCGCTTCTTCGGCGGTCAGCGGGGGCGAAAGACGGGTCTTTACCGCACCGGGAACCGGCCATTTGGCGAATATCAACAGTGCCGACAAAACGTTAGAAACCATTTATTATGCATTCTGGGGGATAGACGGCTTCTGGTGGTCAAAACATGCGCAAACGTGCGCCCCGTCTGCTTCCAACGTGTTTGATTGTTGTGAAAAGAAATAGATTTTTCCACAGTTTAGGCGTTTGTTCACAGGTTTATCCACAGGGCGGGAATTTCCGTCATATGCCCGTACTGCATTACCGCATGTCCCGTTCAATCTTGGCAAAGGCGGAATGCTTGTGGATCGATTCGAAGTTTTCCGCCGCCACGCTGAACCAGGTGATACTCTCCAGTGCCGAAAGTCGCTGGGTAACCTCCCGCACCATATCCTCCACGAACTTGGGGTTTTCAAAGGCTTGTTCGGTAACGAACTTCTCATCTTCCCGCTTCAGCAGGGAATAGACCGGGCTCGAGCCACAGCGCTCCACCAGCTCGATCAGGTCTTCGATCCAGATGAATTCGCGGTAGCGAACCTCGACGCTGACGATGCCACGCTGGTTGTGGGCGCCGTAGTCGGAAAGCTCCTTGCTGCAGGGGCAGAGCGAGGTCACCGGCACCTGGATACCCAGCACGAAGTCGAAGCGGTCCGACAGGGTGGCGCTGAAGCTGCAGGTATACTCCATCAGGCTGCGGGCCCGGGAAACCGGGGCGCGCTTTTCCACGAAATAGGGGAATTCCATCTCCAGGTGGGCCGTTTCGGCCCCGAGCTTCTTTTTCATGTCTGCGAGCATCGCTTCCAGCTTGTCGATGCCGATCTCTTCGCGGTAGGCGTTGAGCAGTTCGATGAAGCGGCTCATGTGGGTCCCCTTGAAGTGATGGGGGAGGTCCACGTACATATTGATGCGCGCCACTGTGTGCTGGAACTTCCGGTTCTTGTCCATCACCACGATGGGGTAGGAGATGTCCTTC encodes:
- the trxB gene encoding thioredoxin-disulfide reductase, which translates into the protein MSSHHRLLILGSGPAGYTAAIYAARANLQPALLTGLQQGGQLMTTTEVDNWPGDPNGVLGPELMERMRLHAERFNTTFLLDQINKADLSQRPFVLTGDAGEYTCDALIIATGASARYLGLPSEDRFKGKGVSACATCDGFFYRGKPVAVIGGGNTAVEEALYLANIASHVTVIHRRDKFRAEKILADRLIEKTKGGNVTIEWHHVLDEVLGDESGVTGIRIRHTSGSTKDIPVHGCFIAIGHSPNTQLFEGQLEMENGYIRTLCGNEGNVTATSVPGVFAAGDVQDEIYKQAITSAGTGCMAALDADRYLDTLKR
- a CDS encoding cation diffusion facilitator family transporter, which codes for MHADSHFDNSIAGRFSYAIALTALTLLAEVIGGIWTNSLALLSDAAHVFLDLFALILSLGAIRLAAVPASDTRTFGWHRTEVFASFINGVTVFLMAAGIFYEAVLRFMHPEEVKSLPMFVIALIGLVMNLVAAGALHQHSHDDLNVRSAFLHVIGDAAASVGVIIGGLVMYFTDWYQLDACISAVIGCIIFWGSWRVIRESVHILLEGVPRGMSTTEVSESIRGIEGVNDVHHLNIWTICSHILALSAHVDVKPEFKGEQAGVLRHIEELLFDRFHISHTTLQVECTRCIEGPIIKDIRHRPRSSSRQQYSHTHGHGHQHHPGGCDHEH
- a CDS encoding threonine ammonia-lyase yields the protein MDLTSLIHEAEDRLKKRVRRTEMIPSHHFSEKLGVPIWFKCENLQRTGAFKIRGALNFMTSQPREALVRGVITASAGNHAQGVAFSADLLGVKATVYMPESTPPQKVFATRDYGAEVVLTGRTFDEAYAAAVEAGAASGALFVHPFDDPLVIAGQGTIGKEILEDLADVSTVLVPIGGGGLISGIATAIKETHPHVRIIGVESAAAPSMHFSLQKGRILAAPVHVSLADGIAVKRVGKRTFPIVRDLVDEVVLVEEEEIALAIVALLERTKLLVEGAGAVPLAALLGGKVANLSGKTVCVLSGGNIDVKTISVVVERGLLAAGRYLKLKVELDDLPGALARLTAEIALVRANISIITHDRRSKSLPIGKTEVLLELETRGYEHIADVINHLKGVGYEVNVLK
- a CDS encoding phosphoesterase, whose protein sequence is MQTLMLRCRPLLACTLIWCMLMAAVAAPADASTLHERSLELLAHTAKTADPADFSFVVMGDSQENIRMLRKVLRQSCAFKPLFILHNGDVTDGGTRTEFTRFLTALAQEAANIPVFVVRGNHERDPQLFREMIGPQLFRLDLPHLNFVLAAVDNSEFDLSEPARDFLKSAVASSRRYRFIAMHIPPYSTTWNWFTFTSGMPELLAMLSIHRPTTAFFSHVHQYARDNSRGYPMVVTGGAGASLHGRDKFPGEPVHHFVLVRVTKEAVTTRLVKVE
- a CDS encoding DUF2064 domain-containing protein is translated as MVSNVLSALLIFAKWPVPGAVKTRLSPPLTAEEAANLYRCMLLDTLAATRSLAGITRILCYDGGAQEKHFRELAPEVRLVRQQGEGLGERLQSAFGEAFGNGFSSIAVIGTDTPHLATARVVAAFSLLAKGETDLVFGPSDDGGYYLLAMKQQHPELFRAIPWSSATVLEESLARAAAAGLRSTLLPGDFDLDTVDELHRFMALPDQDTAPLTREYLHRLGF
- a CDS encoding GTP cyclohydrolase I FolE2, with product MSDVQTTRDTRRIPIDKVGVKDISYPIVVMDKNRKFQHTVARINMYVDLPHHFKGTHMSRFIELLNAYREEIGIDKLEAMLADMKKKLGAETAHLEMEFPYFVEKRAPVSRARSLMEYTCSFSATLSDRFDFVLGIQVPVTSLCPCSKELSDYGAHNQRGIVSVEVRYREFIWIEDLIELVERCGSSPVYSLLKREDEKFVTEQAFENPKFVEDMVREVTQRLSALESITWFSVAAENFESIHKHSAFAKIERDMR